A single genomic interval of Candidatus Bathyarchaeum sp. harbors:
- a CDS encoding RsmB/NOP family class I SAM-dependent RNA methyltransferase — protein sequence MLRDAWALAIETLSCIELKRMGERLALTQATKKLKIKNSRAIGLAHRLVTETLRKKNFIDHLLNLVLAPQSINELNMKVRAFLQIYTHETKLVDSNQKNAAKIARMGRQVLGWSKLNDVEEILGKILSLNTEKALDGLEETEKIGLQTFHPTWFVGYCYKLLGRYEALKFLEKSTQIPPVYIRINTLKAPEQKILTSLETESIVLEKVPQLKHSYKLIETKTPLTRTQSFHQGLFYIQDKASCLAAEIADPKQGNTILDVCAAPGSKTTYLAQLMENEGTIFSLDYSRRRLRVWQKGTKRVGTTIVNPIVADVRKTLPLHLTADVVILDPPCTSTGTFGKTPAAKWRLSKRSLLGMSRIQSEMMEQSSQHVKEGRFLVYSTCSITVEENEYVIENFLKAHSEFKLVKPKPQIGLPGLRGLTKCQRLYPHIHECNGFFVAKLQKEAK from the coding sequence ATGCTAAGGGACGCTTGGGCTCTTGCCATTGAAACTCTAAGTTGCATAGAACTAAAACGAATGGGCGAGCGTTTAGCCTTAACCCAAGCAACAAAAAAACTGAAAATAAAAAACTCCCGAGCAATTGGGTTGGCCCACCGGCTTGTAACTGAAACCTTGCGGAAAAAAAATTTCATCGACCATTTACTAAACTTGGTTTTAGCCCCTCAGTCAATCAATGAACTGAACATGAAAGTTCGGGCTTTCCTTCAAATATACACTCATGAAACAAAATTAGTTGATTCTAACCAAAAAAACGCAGCAAAAATTGCCCGCATGGGGCGCCAAGTTTTGGGTTGGTCAAAACTTAATGATGTAGAAGAAATCCTTGGAAAAATTCTGAGCCTAAACACAGAAAAAGCTCTAGACGGTCTTGAAGAAACCGAAAAAATTGGGTTGCAGACTTTTCATCCTACTTGGTTTGTGGGCTACTGCTACAAACTTTTAGGACGATATGAAGCTCTGAAATTTTTAGAAAAATCCACACAAATCCCACCTGTTTACATTAGAATTAACACTTTGAAGGCCCCCGAACAAAAAATACTAACGTCACTGGAAACGGAGTCTATAGTTCTAGAAAAAGTTCCCCAACTAAAACACTCATACAAACTTATTGAAACAAAAACTCCTCTCACAAGAACACAAAGCTTCCATCAAGGACTATTTTACATCCAAGACAAAGCCAGTTGCCTAGCAGCCGAAATCGCAGACCCAAAACAAGGAAACACAATACTTGATGTATGTGCTGCTCCCGGTTCAAAAACAACGTATTTGGCACAACTAATGGAAAATGAGGGAACAATTTTTTCCCTTGATTATTCGAGGCGCAGATTACGTGTCTGGCAAAAAGGAACAAAACGTGTCGGAACAACCATTGTAAACCCAATAGTTGCTGATGTACGAAAAACTTTACCGTTACACCTAACCGCTGACGTAGTAATTTTAGACCCTCCATGCACAAGCACTGGAACCTTTGGAAAAACCCCTGCAGCAAAATGGCGCCTTAGTAAACGGTCCTTACTTGGAATGTCAAGAATTCAATCAGAAATGATGGAACAAAGTTCACAACACGTCAAAGAGGGCAGATTTCTGGTTTATTCCACATGTAGCATAACCGTTGAAGAAAACGAGTATGTGATTGAAAACTTCCTCAAAGCCCACAGCGAATTCAAACTAGTAAAACCAAAACCCCAAATCGGATTACCCGGGCTGAGAGGATTAACTAAATGCCAGCGTCTGTATCCTCATATTCATGAATGTAACGGATTTTTTGTAGCAAAACTACAAAAAGAAGCCAAATAG
- a CDS encoding DUF167 domain-containing protein translates to MKLQKVAQGIVLEVFVKPNSKKFQLKIEDDELVALCQETPVKGKVNKELLKHLTKIFGKNVELVSGFTSRQKRFLISGIETKQVEEILESV, encoded by the coding sequence ATGAAGTTACAAAAAGTTGCTCAGGGCATCGTTTTGGAGGTGTTTGTTAAGCCCAACTCCAAAAAGTTTCAGTTAAAAATTGAAGACGACGAACTTGTTGCGTTGTGCCAAGAAACACCGGTTAAAGGAAAAGTGAATAAAGAGTTGCTTAAACATTTGACAAAGATTTTTGGTAAGAATGTTGAGTTGGTTTCGGGGTTTACGTCGCGTCAGAAGCGGTTCCTTATTAGTGGAATTGAAACAAAACAAGTTGAAGAGATTTTAGAGTCTGTTTGA
- a CDS encoding HesA/MoeB/ThiF family protein, with amino-acid sequence MVELSKDELDYYSRQIMMDEIGVKGQLKLKNAKACVVGLGGLGSPVAMQLSGMGVGFLRVVDCDVVDVTNLHRQHLYGVDKKGVPKVDAAAERLRSLNPYIVVEPMKYSVNESNAEEIVRGMDVVIDGVDNMEARYAVNRACVKLGVPYVFGAVATTMGNVSTIVPRKSVCLECFYGNKSGKSEVVGVHPSIVNIIASLQVSEAVKLLTGQKPNLVNKLLNFDLTGLEMNRVTLSKVESCPVCGVQ; translated from the coding sequence TTGGTTGAGCTTTCAAAAGATGAACTTGATTATTATTCGCGCCAGATTATGATGGATGAAATCGGTGTTAAAGGTCAGCTTAAACTAAAAAATGCAAAAGCTTGTGTGGTTGGTTTAGGTGGTTTGGGTTCTCCGGTGGCGATGCAGTTGTCGGGGATGGGGGTTGGTTTCTTGCGGGTTGTTGACTGTGATGTTGTTGATGTGACTAATTTGCATCGGCAACATCTTTATGGTGTCGACAAAAAAGGTGTTCCTAAAGTTGATGCTGCGGCGGAGCGGTTGCGGAGTTTAAATCCTTACATTGTTGTTGAACCGATGAAGTATTCCGTAAATGAAAGCAATGCAGAGGAAATAGTTCGGGGCATGGATGTTGTTATTGATGGAGTAGACAACATGGAAGCCCGTTATGCAGTTAATCGAGCATGTGTTAAGCTTGGTGTTCCATATGTTTTTGGCGCAGTTGCAACCACCATGGGGAACGTGTCCACTATAGTTCCAAGGAAAAGTGTTTGTCTGGAATGTTTTTACGGAAACAAATCGGGCAAATCAGAAGTTGTCGGGGTTCATCCTTCTATAGTTAACATAATTGCAAGTTTGCAAGTCAGCGAAGCCGTAAAGTTGTTAACAGGGCAAAAGCCGAATTTAGTTAACAAGCTTTTGAACTTTGATTTAACCGGTTTAGAAATGAATCGGGTGACGCTCTCAAAGGTCGAATCGTGTCCAGTTTGTGGCGTGCAGTAA
- the speB gene encoding agmatinase — MSYRELFVSPSPVFTGSQEIYEASKYAILGVPFDVTSTYRSGAKFAPLAIRDVSQNIECYSFRSGINIEDLATHDLGDLHVAADVELTLGRLALVTQDLFDDEKIPVFIGGEHTITLGIARCFDKDTTIVSFDAHLDLRDNYLGLNVSHTTFLRRINETVGPAKILEVGTRAVCTEEIDYAKEAGIDYLTTLQIRKDGAQKTVEEIKKALKGSKKVYITVDMDVLDPSFVPAVPNPEPEGLDTSTLLDLLEAVCEYNVIGFDVVEVAPNYDQGVTATQAAKVIFEMLGFLERKQKRG; from the coding sequence ATGAGTTATCGTGAGCTCTTTGTTTCACCGTCTCCAGTTTTTACTGGAAGCCAAGAAATTTATGAAGCGTCCAAATATGCAATCTTAGGCGTACCTTTTGACGTAACCAGCACATATCGTTCTGGCGCAAAATTTGCACCTCTAGCAATAAGGGATGTTTCCCAAAACATAGAATGTTACAGTTTTCGTTCAGGCATCAACATAGAAGACCTAGCAACCCATGACTTAGGTGATCTTCATGTTGCTGCAGATGTGGAATTAACCCTTGGTCGTTTAGCCTTAGTGACCCAGGATCTTTTTGATGACGAAAAAATCCCCGTATTCATTGGAGGCGAACACACCATAACTTTGGGGATTGCGCGGTGTTTTGACAAAGACACAACGATAGTTAGTTTTGATGCTCATTTGGATTTGCGGGATAATTATCTTGGGCTTAATGTTTCCCATACAACATTTTTGCGAAGAATCAACGAGACTGTAGGACCTGCCAAGATTTTAGAGGTGGGTACCCGAGCGGTGTGCACTGAAGAGATTGACTACGCAAAAGAGGCAGGAATTGACTATTTAACTACCCTTCAGATAAGAAAAGATGGAGCCCAAAAAACAGTAGAAGAGATAAAAAAGGCACTAAAAGGCAGCAAAAAGGTGTACATTACAGTTGACATGGATGTTCTAGACCCGTCCTTTGTGCCTGCTGTTCCCAATCCGGAGCCAGAGGGCCTGGATACTTCAACCCTTTTGGACCTTCTTGAAGCAGTGTGTGAGTACAATGTTATTGGATTTGATGTAGTTGAAGTAGCTCCGAACTATGATCAAGGTGTTACTGCTACTCAAGCTGCAAAAGTGATTTTTGAAATGTTAGGATTTTTGGAGCGCAAACAAAAACGAGGCTGA